The Anastrepha ludens isolate Willacy chromosome 2, idAnaLude1.1, whole genome shotgun sequence DNA window ccactttcttttttattaaattaatcaaaaaaaagcCCCTTATTTTTCTAATCAGCCaaacaagaaaaattttgacaaatgtCTTCAATATGTATAATAACTGTAGGTGCATTTCTATAGAAgtacattatatatattttttcctgttATATTTGTTATTAGTGTAGATAGTGATTAGATACTTCATTTGCACTTGcatagatatattatataaatgtttATGCACCTACATATGCATGCAAAGAGTAGCGCAATTATCTAATCGAAATAGCTCAGCTCAGTCATATTTCTATCAATCAGCAGTTGGTAAAATGCCAAAAATCATTCCAAATTGTAATCTGCGCACTGGTGTTTCTGGATACTCACAAAAAGGGGTATCGATAGAGAATAATGCTGTTGCtacgaaaaacaatattttttttcttcgtttggGAGCGGAATATTAAACCATGTGTAAGCTAACTGGCATTCATTCACAGATGACGCAAGCTGCAAATACGTGAATCTTcacactaaaattaaaaaaaattaccaaaaattgtttttagcaGCTCTTAagtttttcttacaaattttatcTGAGAGGTGTGATATCGTACGTATAGTCTGGATTCatctttaaaactatttatacttatacttatacttataattatacttatacttatacttatacttatacttatacttatacttatacttatacttatacttatacttatacttatacttatacttatacttatacttatacttatacttatacttatacttatacttatacttatacttatacttatacttatacttatacttatacttatacttatacttatacttatacttatacttatacttatacttatacttatacttatacttatacttatacttatacttatacttatacttatacttatacttatacttatacttatacttatacttatacttatacttatacttatacttatacttatacttatacttatacttatacttatacttatacttatacttatacttatacttatacttatacttatacttatacttatacttatacttatacttatacttatacttatacttatacttatacttatacttatacttatacttatacttatacttatacttatacttatacttatacttatacttatacttatacttatacttatatattacttatacttatacttatacttatacttatacttatacttatacttatacttatacttatacttatacttatacttatacttatacttatacttatacttatacttatacttatacttatacttatacttatacttatacttatacttatacttatacttatacttatacttatacttatacttatacttatacttatacttatacttatacttatacttatacttatacttatacttatacttatacttatacttatacttatacttatacttatacttatacttatacttatacttatacttatacttatacttacacTTATACAATActtttgatttctttattttttattctttaagaTTGCCTTGTCATGAAATAGGGAGACTTGGGCCTCCGAAAACCCTCCCGCACTGCCTTATATCTGTCTCtgctataaatatatgtaagtatatataatatattaattacatatatatatatttataataaataaaatatttttttttgccaagtaTATAGCTATATACATGTACACATCTACACTTTTCAATAGCTGATAACCTATGGTGAATGTGTCATTACTCATTTTTCTTGTAATTGGAGGCAATTTTTTATCTACAAAATAACAATACTGAGCCTCAAAGTAAGACTTTCAGGTATGCGCTAAAATGTGTCAGCTACGAAGATATTAATAACGACATGATATAAATGATCGAAAATACGTCCTCTTTCAGTTTAGTTTTACCACTCGAACGAGTTCCACGAAACGCGGTGtacaatttcaaaacaaaaattcgatTTATTAACTGTGCTACTGCTTTTGAATAATCGCGAAGGAATCTTAAAAATGCATTCGTTTTTACAATACGCACTAACTGTGGCATTACTCTGCCTTTGCAGCAGTAGCGTTATGGCGCAAAATAATACACAAATCTCGTGTCAAAATGCGACCAGCTTAACTAGCCTTAACAGCTCAGTGAGTGTCATATGTttttcaagttaaaaaaaaaaaaatattggatctTTATCGATATTTGTATTGTAATGCAACTATATTACAATTCTCAAAGAAGGAATAAGGACAATAGTCGTTTAAAGGagagatattaaaataaaatatttgcataaaaaatttactgcTTTCAGTTCAGATCGatggaaaaaaatgtctttagaCATAGGTatgatatgtatatacctatgtatggcGGGTGTGCACGAATATCTTCAAAATGGTGTCGATTTACCCAAGTCTGCTTGCGCTTCCGGTGGACAATTGAAACAACTCaatcaaaattggcatacaagaTCGGTTAATAGCCACGTCCATGTTTAGAGAAACacacaaataattaattaaattcatcTATAACTGATATGCAAGCATTGCTAAATCGTCTTCTTTCAAAGAAAGATATCCACTGTGTAAAAGTGTAGTTTAAACGGATTTTACTTCACCTCAATACTTGAAATTCATCGATAGatgtaaaaatgaaatacttataataatttaaacttcttttttaagagagtgaaacatttttaagcaaatatattttggaatttaattgtttaaaaaaaaatcttaggcAGTACGtagcaaattttataatttgtataattGTTTGGGAGGAGTTTTTTATGCTCTTATGCCTTGTTTCaccaatcaattttaaaatttatcaagCTGTTAAAATTCAAAGTTGACCCattttgaaatacaaaagtttggtattttttgttaaaaaaagccTGATAACTTTAAAATTGATAAGTGTATTAAAGATtcaaaaatttgcaaagttaaacatttttgaaaatcaatagttaaaaaataaaagaaattttacagatttttaaagacttgagaaatgtttagttttaaaaCTTTTGGAAGAATTAATGacttaaaaaactttgaaaagttACAAATTTAAGAGTGACAAATGTGAAGAAGCAAAATCTTGTAaggagttttaaatttttttcaaaagtgagaAACTTTTAGAGGTTTAAAGAAAGCGCTAAACATTTAAAACTGAGTTaaagattacaattttttttgagaagccaaatatttaagcaattaaacatttttaagtacTCAATTATTTCGAAAGGGgtaaagttcttttttttttagtgtgaatagttaaattttcacaaatcgTTAgagattttcaaatatttaaaaaccattTGGAGCTAAAAATTTAGCTAtttttgaatggtaaaaatgtaaaattcttgaaaattcaaaatcttgaacagttaaatatttttaaaaagctaaAGGAAAGATTTTGAAACAGTTAACCTTTTTAAAATAGCTTGAAGAGATACCAATTTTTGAAAGAGTTGGGGAAAGAGTTTTGAaagatttacaaattttttgattttataattaaaaaatttttgaaaagttgaaagtttgaattttttgaaaagtcaaTAATTTGAAGgagtaaaaagcttaaaaagttTGTTCAAGGAGTTTGGATTAAATATTACTCttcaaaaaggtttttaaaaactgaaaaaaatgatgGCGTTACAATTTTCGATAGAGTTAAACattattgaaaagtttaaaattttaagagttAAACATCTGTAAAGAATTAAGTGatttacaataatataattaaaaagttttggaacatcaagacgcacaataCAAATAGAAGTAGGAGCCCGGTCatacacccaataaagggtggaAGTGGCAATTATGTATTTGTTAAACAGTTTaaagagttaaatatttttgtaaaagttgaatatttttttcaacttactaAATTTTtggagttaaaatttttgatagagctttaaatttatataataaaaaattgtctaatagTTTAAAGCATGAAGTGAGAAAGAGGTAACCTTCTCAGGAAGTAGTTAAGCATACTATGCGAAGGCTATAGTAGCCAGCGCTTTAGTGTTTTAAGTGGAAgaattatttgtaataaatatgtaaagaaTGTAGTATAAATTGAcaaacgaaatttatttttcgtctACAGTTTGTTGGCGAATGGTACGAGGCGAGCCGCAGTCCAGCAAGCAATTCGAGTTGTGTCGGTCTCAACATCTTTACAAATACCTCCGGCTTATACCTCAATCTAACCGCATCGGCTAGTAATACATTGCTTTACGAAAATTCCACCATTAGCTACAGTTTGGCAAATTCAACAGTAGTCCCATCGAATGAAACTTCACCAGCTGGCGGTTATGTCTTTGCACCCACCGCCAATGTGAATGTTACAATAAAAGTCTTGATGACCGACAATTCCAATTATGCGCTCGTTTGCGGCTACTACAATAACACAGGTAGTACATTTGGTGCCATCCTTACACGCCAACGTCCAGTTTCGAATGCGACTCTAACGTCCTACGTCACTATGGGCAATGCCTCCTATGCAGACTTCGCTAATATGACTGCCGTTGTGCAGAACAGCACGTAAGTGTGAAACAATttgtgatataaaaaaatatattgttttgcttaaaaatattttgccaaatttgaaatttttgtttttattacagtTGCTATCTAGCAAGCTCAGCTGCCTCACATGTTTCGATGCTGTCTTTGATTGTTGCAACTATTTATGCTATGCTCAAACTTATTaattaaaagcagaaaaaacacAGCAAACTAGTTTATGAGTATATTTATTAGAACTTTGAAATTCCAGTTTAACACAAGCtcctgtatatatatttttatttttgtttctttatttctgtaaattaattaaaaaagtttagtttatatattacataattaacGGTCCAAAACATTGGCttaaatgaacaaataaaaCACTAATAGAAGGAGTCCTTAAGTGACTTGTCCttgttattaaattaatttattcatttatattatttcattaattcaattaataaaaaaatattttagaagcttAGATACAATTTGCAGATCATTTGATGCGTCAATCTATAGTGCAGTATTCATATGAAACATTTTCTGCTATACTTTTTGATTTCAATTCTAATGGAGTTCCAGCCTTACAAAACGTTGATAAAAAAAGTCCGGTAGAATGCttctaaattaagaaaaattgctTTGTCATTCTGTGCTTGTATCACTGAAGCGCTTATACTTATGAAAAATCATATTATCATGCTTACTTCtatcatatgtatatgtgtacaaaaccaaaaaaaaaaaaccaatttcaaacttttatacCATAATTAGTTAGTGACATTCTCCTaagaaataagaacaaaaaataccaacaacCCACAAGCCAATAAACTACGCCTTAAGTGGCatataggaaaaaaatgtttcaaactcACATCACAACTTAACAAGTAAAAGGTAGGaaagaaaaacgaaataatCAAGGCGCAGCTCATCAAAAGCAGCCACCCATACTGATACGTAAGCCACAGCACTGCACTCCAGTGTTTCGGTAataattaaactaaatatttgtttttgcttggctCTTGTCTTTTGGAACCACCTTATCACACACCTATTCCTACgtacttacaattttttaatttctattcgCTGGTAAATTACGTGACATACGCTAGCGACAACATGCCACAATGATAAGATAAATCAGAGTTCAAATAATTCCTCATTAACTCCTTTGTCGCCAGCCTTCTGCAGTGCACGCTGAACATCattaatacatatgtaggtatgtacagtTACAAATTAatcatgtatgtacatttacttTTGATAAGAAATAATTGATGTTGACTtatgcttatatacatacacgcatacacatatacacgcatacacacaatatgtacacatgtgtaGGCAGAGTAAACAAGTGACTCATACGCCATGTCGACTGCTGCCGGAAGTATTTCTACTTTCAGAGTACTCGTGCGTTAGGTTCGATTCGATTGTTTCCAATCAATAGGCAATGTATAAACTAATATAACAGTTGTTTGTAATATTCGAACGGAATTATACAGCCTTTTATGCATACATTACCTACATTTCACACATAATGCGCTGAGTTTTCACACAATCGTGCTGCCTAACGTTGGACACCTgcgttggttggttagagtggtgattcatccagaatccaactagcgcttccgcaccattttgttgccacatcctcgttaccaaattgtttaacagttatttacagcaatacTATATCCAgcctgtgcggtttaggaaccttattaggttgttgaccgctaagccagacagttgctcgagactctccaacagcggtttgcccaaggttaacattctgtccataaggcagggcattcacagaggaaatggaagattgtttcctttttctccggttgtttacaactatgacaatatgtgttgtgagggaggtccattttggcggcttgttctccgatagaccagaagccaattatgactgccgttagcctacaggcgtcccgtcgtttcatgtttatcaacgattgcttgaggttgtaggatGGCCGTAacgtcctgctgattttgcatttcgtctggtctctccatttacaatctgcaattcgaaggtattttaaggaaattgcattcttgaccgcacctaacttccgcctggaagacactgctggtattggggagacgcacagatttttcaattccaagtctatgagaatatataccagctccaacaccataATCCATTTTACAGctatctgtatagactgtggtatcgaagctgtttagagagaatcccttattccgtCCTTCCTTAGATTGAAAGAGTGTGACAAAATTCTTATTCaatgttaccatcggg harbors:
- the LOC128858001 gene encoding uncharacterized protein LOC128858001 yields the protein MHSFLQYALTVALLCLCSSSVMAQNNTQISCQNATSLTSLNSSFVGEWYEASRSPASNSSCVGLNIFTNTSGLYLNLTASASNTLLYENSTISYSLANSTVVPSNETSPAGGYVFAPTANVNVTIKVLMTDNSNYALVCGYYNNTGSTFGAILTRQRPVSNATLTSYVTMGNASYADFANMTAVVQNSTCYLASSAASHVSMLSLIVATIYAMLKLIN